In the genome of Coturnix japonica isolate 7356 chromosome Z, Coturnix japonica 2.1, whole genome shotgun sequence, one region contains:
- the SLC49A3 gene encoding solute carrier family 49 member A3 isoform X2: MVNWLSILYLLISIPFGLVATWVLDSVGLRCAVILSAWLNMMGSIIRMFSVLKFMSLGSQNYWYLFVGQCLCALAQPLVIFSPTKLAALWFPDHQRATANMISSMSNPLGILIANVLSPALVPEGRHIPLMLGVYAIPAVTACLLATVGIREKVPPTPPSASATNSTSQPFFTGLKMLLRNKPYIILTVCFGGGIGMFTCFSALLEQILCEKGYSNVFAGLDGALFTVCGLLGAFLLGLYVDRTRNFIESTKICFCLSALASIVFAVASRFRNQAIALAITSSIFGFFGFAMYPIAMELAVECSYPVGEGTSTGLIFVASQIEGVIFMILLQALTVRVSKDPSSTCALDQDGALDWTTSVLLMAGLCTAMACFYVIFFHTDYKRLHAETSSSDMVKAEDTGSDDVPEA, from the exons ATGGTCAACTGGCTCTCAATATTGTACCTGCTCATCTCAATCCCCTTTGGTCTGGTGGCAACGTGGGTTCTTGACAGTGTGGGGCTCAGATGTGCT GTGATTCTGAGTGCGTGGCTGAATATGATGGGTAGCATCATCCGGATGTTCAGCGTCCTGAAGTTCATGAGCTTGGGCTCCCAGAATTACTGGTACCTGTTTGTTGGGCAGTGCCTCTGTGCATTGGCTCAGCCTCTTGTCATCTTTTCACCAACTAAGTTGGCAGCTTTATGGTTTCCGGATCACCAGAGAGCAACAGCGAATATGATCTCATCCATGT cCAATCCCTTGGGTATTCTTATAGCAAACGTTCTGTCACCTGCACTAGTTCCTGAAGGAAGGCACATCCCACTGATG CTAGGTGTTTACGCTATCCCTGCCGTAACAGCCTGTCTTCTGGCCACCGTGGGGATTCGTGAGAAGGTTCCTCCAACACCTCCTTCAGCCAGTGCTACTAACTCCacttctcagcctttcttcacgGGACTCAAAATG CTCCTGAGAAACAAGCCATACATCATCCTGACAGTGTGCTTTGGAGGAGGAATTGGGATGTTCACctgcttttcagctctgctAGAACAAATCCTCTGTGAAAAAGGTTACTCAAAT GTATTTGCTGGCCTGGACGGTGCTCTGTTCACTGTGTGCGGCTTGTTGGGTGCCTTCCTGCTAGGGCTGTATGTCGACCGGACAAGGAATTTCATAGAGTCCactaaaatctgtttctgtctGAGTGCCCTTGCCAGCATCGTATTTGCAGTG GCTTCTCGGTTCAGAAATCAGGCCATCGCTCTGGCCATCACCAGCTCAATCTTCGGTTTCTTTGGTTTTGCCATGTACCCTATTGCCATGGAGCTGGCAGTGGAGTGTTCCTATCCTGTGGGAGAAGGCACATCTACAGGACTAATTTTTGTTGCAAG CCAAATTGAAGGTGTGATTTTTATGATTCTGCTGCAAGCCCTCACCGTGCGTGTTTCTAAGGACCCATCTTCCACCTGTGCTCTTGATCAGGACGGAGCCCTGGACTGGACAA CTTCAGTCCTGTTGATGGCAGGCCTCTGCACTGCCATGGCTTGTTTCTACGTCATCTTCTTTCACACTGACTACAAGCGGCTCCATGCTGAGACAAGCAGCAGTGACATGGTCAAGGCAGAAGATACAGGATCAGATGATGTTCCTGAAGCCTAA
- the SLC49A3 gene encoding solute carrier family 49 member A3 isoform X1 has product MEGDEAAGLLAEHGQCRLKTYRRRWFLLAVVCLLNCSNAMLWLTFAPVADQTAAYFHISLEMVNWLSILYLLISIPFGLVATWVLDSVGLRCAVILSAWLNMMGSIIRMFSVLKFMSLGSQNYWYLFVGQCLCALAQPLVIFSPTKLAALWFPDHQRATANMISSMSNPLGILIANVLSPALVPEGRHIPLMLGVYAIPAVTACLLATVGIREKVPPTPPSASATNSTSQPFFTGLKMLLRNKPYIILTVCFGGGIGMFTCFSALLEQILCEKGYSNVFAGLDGALFTVCGLLGAFLLGLYVDRTRNFIESTKICFCLSALASIVFAVASRFRNQAIALAITSSIFGFFGFAMYPIAMELAVECSYPVGEGTSTGLIFVASQIEGVIFMILLQALTVRVSKDPSSTCALDQDGALDWTTSVLLMAGLCTAMACFYVIFFHTDYKRLHAETSSSDMVKAEDTGSDDVPEA; this is encoded by the exons ATGGAGGGGGACGAGGCGGCGGGCCTGCTGGCGGAGCACGGCCAGTGCCGGCTCAAGACGTACCGGCGGCGGTGGTTCCTGCTGGCCGTGGTGTGCCTGCTGAACTGCTCCAACGCCATG CTATGGCTGACATTTGCTCCAGTGGCTGACCAGACTGCTGCCTACTTTCACATTTCCCTGGAGATGGTCAACTGGCTCTCAATATTGTACCTGCTCATCTCAATCCCCTTTGGTCTGGTGGCAACGTGGGTTCTTGACAGTGTGGGGCTCAGATGTGCT GTGATTCTGAGTGCGTGGCTGAATATGATGGGTAGCATCATCCGGATGTTCAGCGTCCTGAAGTTCATGAGCTTGGGCTCCCAGAATTACTGGTACCTGTTTGTTGGGCAGTGCCTCTGTGCATTGGCTCAGCCTCTTGTCATCTTTTCACCAACTAAGTTGGCAGCTTTATGGTTTCCGGATCACCAGAGAGCAACAGCGAATATGATCTCATCCATGT cCAATCCCTTGGGTATTCTTATAGCAAACGTTCTGTCACCTGCACTAGTTCCTGAAGGAAGGCACATCCCACTGATG CTAGGTGTTTACGCTATCCCTGCCGTAACAGCCTGTCTTCTGGCCACCGTGGGGATTCGTGAGAAGGTTCCTCCAACACCTCCTTCAGCCAGTGCTACTAACTCCacttctcagcctttcttcacgGGACTCAAAATG CTCCTGAGAAACAAGCCATACATCATCCTGACAGTGTGCTTTGGAGGAGGAATTGGGATGTTCACctgcttttcagctctgctAGAACAAATCCTCTGTGAAAAAGGTTACTCAAAT GTATTTGCTGGCCTGGACGGTGCTCTGTTCACTGTGTGCGGCTTGTTGGGTGCCTTCCTGCTAGGGCTGTATGTCGACCGGACAAGGAATTTCATAGAGTCCactaaaatctgtttctgtctGAGTGCCCTTGCCAGCATCGTATTTGCAGTG GCTTCTCGGTTCAGAAATCAGGCCATCGCTCTGGCCATCACCAGCTCAATCTTCGGTTTCTTTGGTTTTGCCATGTACCCTATTGCCATGGAGCTGGCAGTGGAGTGTTCCTATCCTGTGGGAGAAGGCACATCTACAGGACTAATTTTTGTTGCAAG CCAAATTGAAGGTGTGATTTTTATGATTCTGCTGCAAGCCCTCACCGTGCGTGTTTCTAAGGACCCATCTTCCACCTGTGCTCTTGATCAGGACGGAGCCCTGGACTGGACAA CTTCAGTCCTGTTGATGGCAGGCCTCTGCACTGCCATGGCTTGTTTCTACGTCATCTTCTTTCACACTGACTACAAGCGGCTCCATGCTGAGACAAGCAGCAGTGACATGGTCAAGGCAGAAGATACAGGATCAGATGATGTTCCTGAAGCCTAA